In one Saccharibacillus brassicae genomic region, the following are encoded:
- a CDS encoding GNAT family N-acetyltransferase: MQTERLELRPFTPEEAGELLELRRSNEKFLEPLEPIRSDGYLTLAGQQTEIMQSEQGRTRDQAYVYAIRLRGSGQLLGRAALTGIVRGPFQNANLGYFLDENHNGQGYMTEAVLAVLELAFVKHRLHRVQAGVMPRNAKSRRVLEKAGFRQEGVAERYLKINGEWEDHVLFAITVEEWERRQALSQQTQPSSEHRPSAEDTRTL, encoded by the coding sequence ATGCAGACCGAACGTTTGGAACTCAGACCTTTCACGCCGGAAGAAGCGGGGGAGCTGCTGGAACTTAGGCGATCCAATGAAAAGTTTCTGGAGCCGCTGGAGCCGATCCGCTCGGACGGTTATTTGACGCTGGCCGGACAGCAGACGGAGATCATGCAGAGCGAGCAGGGACGAACCCGCGATCAGGCTTACGTGTACGCGATCCGGCTGCGCGGCAGCGGACAGCTGCTCGGGCGCGCGGCGCTGACCGGCATCGTGCGCGGACCGTTCCAGAACGCGAATCTGGGCTATTTTCTCGACGAAAACCATAACGGGCAGGGCTATATGACGGAAGCGGTGCTGGCGGTGCTGGAACTTGCGTTCGTCAAGCACCGGCTGCACCGCGTCCAGGCCGGGGTCATGCCCCGGAACGCCAAGTCCCGGCGCGTGCTCGAAAAAGCCGGTTTCCGTCAGGAAGGCGTGGCCGAGCGTTACTTGAAGATCAACGGCGAGTGGGAAGACCATGTGCTGTTTGCGATCACGGTCGAAGAGTGGGAGCGGCGTCAAGCGTTGTCGCAGCAGACGCAGCCAAGTTCGGAACACCGTCCAAGCGCGGAAGATACGCGGACGCTGTAA
- a CDS encoding GTPase, translating to MKMGGTGSYTEHQKNEMKRQIREAADTAFDQEMAAINAQLKQQILIAMIGDVNAGKSSTINRIVGEEVAGVGAEPGETTAIHPHPYKDKIFFIDTPGLNDVNTENSATTLDYFRKTDVVLFFLNAAGTVFSESEQRSFRIVEKANPNILIVLNKIDAADEVDRLVARVRHETGHKYDVIPISSRTGENIDNLRDAILDLLKKNNKDILFAHTIKAKSSTANKWIIGAATSAGAIGAVPLPGADIVPITALQIGLLTRLAALYERPISREAAKEIVITAIVGNLGRTLFGQIVKMFPGAGTVAAAGVASSVTLALGYSVKYAYERGIDVTPDTVSKLYRNFRDRKNKGKKLPGEGDTAE from the coding sequence ATGAAGATGGGCGGAACGGGCAGTTATACCGAACACCAGAAAAACGAAATGAAGCGCCAGATTCGCGAAGCCGCCGACACGGCGTTCGATCAGGAGATGGCGGCGATCAACGCGCAGCTCAAGCAGCAGATCCTGATCGCGATGATCGGGGACGTCAATGCCGGCAAATCGTCGACGATCAACCGGATCGTGGGCGAAGAAGTGGCCGGCGTCGGCGCGGAGCCGGGCGAGACGACGGCGATTCATCCGCATCCGTACAAAGACAAAATCTTTTTTATCGATACGCCGGGCCTGAATGACGTCAATACGGAAAATTCGGCGACGACGCTGGATTATTTCCGCAAAACGGACGTGGTGCTCTTTTTCCTCAATGCGGCGGGCACGGTCTTCTCGGAGAGCGAGCAGCGTTCGTTCCGGATCGTGGAAAAAGCGAACCCGAACATTCTGATCGTGCTCAACAAGATCGATGCGGCGGACGAAGTGGATCGGCTGGTTGCGCGGGTACGCCATGAAACGGGGCATAAATACGATGTCATTCCGATCTCTTCGCGCACAGGCGAGAATATCGACAATCTGCGAGACGCCATCCTGGATTTGTTAAAAAAAAACAATAAGGACATTCTGTTCGCCCATACGATCAAAGCGAAGTCTTCGACCGCCAACAAATGGATCATCGGCGCGGCTACGTCGGCGGGAGCGATCGGGGCGGTGCCGCTGCCGGGCGCGGACATCGTGCCGATCACGGCGCTCCAGATCGGGCTGCTGACGCGTCTGGCGGCGCTGTACGAACGGCCGATCAGCCGCGAGGCGGCCAAAGAGATCGTCATCACGGCGATCGTCGGCAACCTCGGACGGACGCTGTTCGGGCAAATCGTCAAAATGTTCCCGGGTGCGGGGACGGTGGCGGCGGCCGGCGTTGCCAGTTCGGTAACGCTCGCGCTGGGGTATTCCGTCAAATACGCGTACGAGCGCGGCATCGACGTGACGCCCGATACGGTATCGAAGCTGTACCGCAATTTCCGCGACCGCAAAAACAAAGGCAAGAAGCTGCCGGGCGAAGGCGATACCGCCGAATAA
- a CDS encoding SDR family oxidoreductase: MNVLVIGANGQIGGRLVKLLKQEGKHQVKALVRKPEQAEELKAAGIEPVLGNLEDRVEALAEAMQGCDAIVFAAGSGGSTGLDKTLLIDLDGAVKTMEAAEQAGVKRYVIVSAMQAHNRENWSEEIKPYYAAKHYADRMLESTGLQYTIVRPGGLTNDPGTGRISAAENLEPGSISRDDVAAVIAALLEDPNAYRRGFDLVAGDTPIHEAFGG; this comes from the coding sequence ATGAACGTATTGGTAATCGGAGCGAACGGACAAATCGGAGGCCGACTGGTCAAGCTGCTGAAGCAGGAAGGCAAACATCAAGTCAAAGCGCTGGTGCGCAAGCCCGAGCAGGCGGAGGAACTTAAGGCTGCAGGCATCGAGCCGGTGCTGGGCAATCTGGAAGACCGGGTCGAGGCTTTGGCCGAAGCCATGCAAGGCTGCGACGCGATCGTATTCGCGGCGGGTTCGGGCGGTTCGACCGGCCTCGACAAGACGCTGCTGATCGATCTCGACGGCGCCGTCAAGACGATGGAAGCGGCGGAACAAGCGGGCGTCAAACGGTACGTGATCGTCAGCGCCATGCAGGCCCATAACCGCGAGAACTGGTCCGAAGAGATCAAGCCTTATTACGCGGCGAAACATTATGCGGACCGGATGCTGGAATCGACGGGACTGCAGTACACGATCGTGCGCCCGGGCGGGCTGACGAACGATCCGGGCACCGGACGCATATCGGCGGCTGAGAATCTGGAGCCGGGTTCGATTTCGCGCGACGACGTGGCGGCCGTGATCGCGGCGCTGCTGGAAGACCCGAACGCGTATCGGCGCGGCTTCGATCTCGTGGCCGGCGATACGCCGATTCACGAAGCGTTCGGCGGGTAA